DNA from Kryptolebias marmoratus isolate JLee-2015 linkage group LG15, ASM164957v2, whole genome shotgun sequence:
CTGCTTCAGCACCTTCCAGCCCACCACGGGGCACCGAGTCTGCAGCGTCCACTTCGCCGGCGGCAGGAAGACCTACAGCGTCCGGGTGCCGTCCCTGTTCCCGCTGCGGGGGGTGAACGAGCGCAGGAGCCGGCGGGGGCGAGGCAGGAAGGTGTCCGCCGCGATTCCCGCCCCCGTCGCCAGCGTCCTGGGCAGCACGGCCGTGGGAGCCGAGGCCAACGCCGGCGGAGAAGCGGGGGACGACAGCATCACCGTGGTCCAGATAGGCCAGAACGGGGAGTACCTGGGCACGGCGCGGCTTCCCGCCCAGTCGGAGGGGACTTGCTACTCGGCGCCGGGCGGCGACGCGGAGCAGATCACCATCGAGGAGTCGGCGGGGGAGACCGGGCTGCCGGTGCAGTACGTCAGCGTGACCAGCAGCCCGCTGGATCACTCCTACTCCTTGACCACCGGCACCACGTCGGCCGAGCTGCTGCGCAAGCTGAACGAGCAGCGGGACATCATCGCGCTGATGGAGGTGAAGATGAAGGAGATGAAGGCGACCATCCGCCAGCTGCGCGTGGCGGAGGCCAAGCTCCAGGAGGAGGTGCGGGAGCGGGACCGGCTGCTGTGCGGCCAGGCGGCGGTGGCTGCCGGCGTCCGGAAGAAGAACTGACCCTGTttgaatcaaacaaaacaaaaaaaacaactgatgctGACTTGAGCTGCTCCTCATATGGgcctgatttaaaaacaaactcctgCACTCTTACCCAGGATCAGCCCACTTTACTCCCCTGTCTGAGCTGCCAAACTAATTAAtaaggttttatttcctttttatgtttgttttcagcttgaATTAGCAGGTTGATGCCAGAAACATTTCATGACTGCAAAACGAAATGAAGGATGAGATGAAGTTCATCTTCAAACAGCAAACACTACTCCTggctcaaatatatatatatttaaaaactgagcaACAGTCAGATCTGCCTTTAAATCAATTTCCCCTTGTTGCTGAAACTATTTGTGCAACAAAAGAAAGAGTTGAGGAACTCTTTCAGCGACATAGGGcacctaaaatataaaagttccTTGTGTTACCGCTCTGTCCCATGAATTCAGTTTatgaacatgtaaaaaaaacacatttctttttccagaTATGCAACCTTCTCGTGTCCGCGTGTCTTCTGTTTTTCCCTCCTGGCCAACTTGTTACGTGCCTGTTTGTAGTCGGACGGTTTGCGTGTCTCggtgctgttttcttttgttcatttctgatgCCTGACAGCTGCGCCGCGCTCCCAGATGTTCGCAGATCTGCTCCTGAGGTGTCCTGCTGCTGTCAGAGGAGCGCCTGCAGAGGAGAACGTCTCCTCCAAGGCGGCTTGTAggatttttaactttctttcttttgggtttgttttagcAAAGATGACACTTTTGCTCCTTAAAAagaacagtgtttgttttgggttttttccccCAGCAGAGTTGtggaaaaactaataaaacttttataagATGAAACTGTCTGTTGTGAAGATTAAATACAAGACAAAGCCATCTTCGGAGCTGAGAAGTGTTCATTTAAAGGGAAATTATCGCCTCTTTTTTTGGACGTTTTTAGAAATGTTGTGAATGTTAACAGATTTGAGCTGAAATGCATTTTATTATGCAGCTTATTTAAGCCCTCAGACCTTCTCCCAACAATCTGCAGCCTCTTCTCCAGCTgcctgtttaattaaaatgattattaacaacaaaaaaaagactatcCAGGATTCTGAACAGGTGTCAAAGAGCACACCATCACCTAAAACCTGTAAACTCAGCTGGAAACGAAAGGTTTCAGGTCAGATCAGCTGTTTTGATGGTTTAAAAGCAGATAGGATCTACTGAGAAGGATCACTTTTACCCTCCCTGAAACCCTGGACTAACCCTGGACGCTCGGGTGGGATTTGGATCCTCTAGATGGCGCCCggatgaagctgcagctgctgtcagcGAGGCCCGAGTCACTTCGTCTGCCTGCGAGTCGGCAGCTTTAACAGCTTCTCACGTGTCGGCTCGGTGGAATAACGTGGATCCCTGACGAGGAGCtgactgtaaaataataataattaaaaaaaaaagttattgtgATGAAGATGAGATCAGAGGAAAAGATGATGACTGGATAGGTCCGTGCACGGCGGACCGGAGCAGGATCCAGGATCCAGAGCTCTAATCTCAtcaggatttagttttttttgtttgtttttttgactccCAGCAGAGTTGCGTAAGGCCTTAATCCAGGGCTGTCAGCCCAGCTCTCCTTCTTTTCtgattctgcagctttttcacaGCCTCTCTCGTCAGATGGGTTCGTTCTTCCAGAACATTTACGAACCGTGGTCGATCTAAAACAATATGAGACTCTGAGATCTGACCATTAAGAGCGACACACACCTGAGATCTGACAGGTTTTTAAAGAATCGACTTTGAAGGACCTGAGTTTAAAAACTCATCGCAGGTGAttcttgttgggtttttttggtgtCTAATGATCCGGCCTTTTTGTTTGAAGGTTCTGCTTATTAGATGTGAAACAAGCATTCATTTAGTCACTGTTTCTTCTGACTTTAGGAATGATTCATACAGCGAACATTCAGGAGGTTTGTCAAACACCTGGCGGTGGTTCTCCTGGTCCTGGGTCAGAGTCGATCCGAAATTTAGACGGTTGTGAAATGAACCTGAGTTTAAATCGATGAAGAGGCTTTTGGTCCACAGTGTCACAGCTCCGGGTCCCTGCAGAGGAAAGTAGATGTTTGAAATGAAGTTCAGATGATTGTGaacagtcaatatc
Protein-coding regions in this window:
- the thap11 gene encoding THAP domain-containing protein 11, coding for MPGFTCCVPGCYNNSHRDRDLRFYTFPKDSALREQWLRNISRAGVSGCFSTFQPTTGHRVCSVHFAGGRKTYSVRVPSLFPLRGVNERRSRRGRGRKVSAAIPAPVASVLGSTAVGAEANAGGEAGDDSITVVQIGQNGEYLGTARLPAQSEGTCYSAPGGDAEQITIEESAGETGLPVQYVSVTSSPLDHSYSLTTGTTSAELLRKLNEQRDIIALMEVKMKEMKATIRQLRVAEAKLQEEVRERDRLLCGQAAVAAGVRKKN